A DNA window from Thalassospiraceae bacterium LMO-JJ14 contains the following coding sequences:
- a CDS encoding glycosyltransferase family 1 protein, whose amino-acid sequence MRLLIVSDAWLPQVNGVVRSLDTVRQGLCERGHTLEMVTPDRFNTIPCPTYPEIRLAVLPGAKTASLIENFRPDAIHIATEGPLGQAARKHCLARGYPFTTAYHTRFPEYIHARCRFPLSWSYAHLRKFHNAGKRIMVATQTIEDDLAARGFNNIVRWTRGVDTELFHPRSEPFLDFPRPISVYVGRVAVEKNIEAFLKLDIPGTKMIVGDGPARRELETRYPDAKFVGAREGTDLARHFAASDVFVFPSRTDTFGLVLLEALASGLPVAAYPVPGPLDVIGTAPVGVLSENLEAAVKKALVIDPVLCRQHAEGFSWDKSIDQFFTNLYPFRGEGAFGNAAA is encoded by the coding sequence ATGCGACTCCTCATCGTCAGCGACGCCTGGCTTCCTCAGGTCAATGGCGTTGTCCGTTCGCTCGATACTGTAAGGCAGGGCCTGTGCGAGCGCGGCCATACGCTTGAGATGGTCACGCCGGATCGCTTCAACACCATTCCGTGTCCGACCTATCCGGAAATCCGCCTCGCCGTTCTGCCGGGCGCCAAGACCGCGTCCCTGATCGAAAACTTCCGCCCCGACGCCATCCACATCGCCACCGAAGGCCCGCTCGGCCAGGCCGCACGCAAGCACTGCCTGGCGCGCGGTTATCCGTTCACCACCGCGTATCACACGCGCTTTCCGGAATACATTCATGCCCGCTGCCGGTTTCCGCTGAGCTGGAGCTATGCGCATCTCAGGAAATTTCACAATGCCGGCAAGCGGATCATGGTGGCGACGCAGACCATCGAGGACGATCTGGCGGCGCGCGGCTTCAACAACATCGTGCGCTGGACACGCGGCGTCGACACCGAGCTGTTTCACCCCCGCAGCGAACCGTTTCTGGATTTTCCACGCCCGATCAGTGTCTACGTCGGCCGTGTCGCCGTCGAAAAGAACATCGAGGCGTTTCTGAAGCTCGACATCCCCGGCACCAAGATGATCGTCGGCGACGGCCCGGCCCGCCGCGAACTCGAAACCCGATACCCCGACGCCAAATTCGTCGGTGCGCGCGAAGGTACGGATCTGGCGCGGCATTTCGCGGCCAGCGATGTGTTCGTGTTCCCGAGCCGCACCGATACCTTCGGCCTTGTGCTTCTGGAGGCACTGGCGTCGGGCCTGCCGGTCGCGGCCTATCCCGTCCCCGGGCCGCTCGACGTCATCGGCACGGCCCCGGTCGGCGTGCTCAGCGAAAACCTCGAAGCTGCCGTCAAAAAGGCGCTGGTCATCGATCCCGTGCTGTGCCGCCAACATGCGGAAGGGTTTTCATGGGATAAGTCCATCGACCAGTTTTTCACCAATCTCTATCCGTTCCGGGGTGAAGGCGCGTTCGGCAACGCCGCCGCCTGA
- a CDS encoding 3-deoxy-D-manno-octulosonic acid transferase, translating into MILTLYRVVTSIGAPLISAYLKKRLRRGKEDPQRFNERLGRPDVPRPQGQLIWMHGASVGESLSMLPVIEEIVARANAPTVLITTGTVTSARLMSERLPEGAIHQFVPVDRLPYVNGFLDHWKPDIALWWESELWPNLIAETHYRRIPMVLVNARMSPPSFLRWQRWKSLARSLLGCFDLVLAQSGTDAERFRTLGAKKVLRMGNMKFAVPALPCDEGTLAEIRARTGLRPMWLAASTHDGEEEAAWHVHQKVRAKHPDLLTIIVPRHPERGGDIARMLRDSGAVVAVRSNSEPVTAETDIYLADTLGELGLIFRLAPIVFMGKSLVPAGGQNSIEPARLGAAVITGPHYWNFDEITRAMNAAGGLKIVQDADELAAVVERDLSEPAQAQARAKAAYDYVERESRVLEVFMDHVSPLLDSTAEKSRARA; encoded by the coding sequence ATGATTCTGACCCTTTACCGTGTAGTGACATCCATCGGCGCACCGTTGATTTCCGCTTATCTGAAGAAACGCCTGCGCCGCGGCAAGGAAGACCCGCAGCGTTTCAACGAGCGTCTGGGCCGACCCGACGTCCCGCGCCCGCAAGGACAGCTGATCTGGATGCATGGCGCCAGCGTCGGTGAATCCCTGTCGATGCTGCCGGTGATCGAGGAAATCGTGGCGCGCGCCAATGCGCCGACGGTCCTGATCACGACCGGCACCGTGACCTCGGCGCGGCTGATGAGCGAACGCCTGCCGGAAGGGGCGATCCATCAGTTCGTCCCGGTCGACAGGCTGCCGTACGTCAACGGCTTCCTGGATCACTGGAAACCCGATATCGCGTTGTGGTGGGAATCCGAACTGTGGCCGAACCTGATCGCGGAAACGCATTACCGCCGCATCCCGATGGTCCTCGTCAACGCCCGCATGTCGCCGCCGTCGTTCCTGCGCTGGCAGCGCTGGAAAAGCCTCGCCCGCTCGCTGCTCGGCTGCTTCGATCTGGTGCTCGCACAATCCGGGACCGACGCCGAGAGATTCCGCACACTGGGCGCGAAAAAGGTTCTGCGCATGGGCAACATGAAGTTTGCCGTCCCTGCGCTGCCGTGTGACGAAGGTACACTGGCGGAAATCCGCGCCCGTACGGGCCTGCGCCCGATGTGGCTGGCGGCGAGCACGCATGACGGCGAGGAAGAAGCCGCCTGGCACGTGCACCAAAAAGTCCGCGCCAAACACCCTGACCTGCTGACGATCATCGTTCCCCGCCATCCCGAACGCGGCGGCGACATCGCCCGCATGCTGCGCGACAGCGGCGCCGTTGTCGCCGTCCGCTCGAACAGCGAACCGGTCACGGCGGAAACCGATATCTATCTCGCCGACACGCTCGGTGAACTGGGACTGATTTTCCGTCTCGCGCCGATCGTCTTCATGGGCAAATCGCTGGTGCCGGCCGGCGGGCAGAACAGCATCGAGCCGGCACGCCTCGGCGCGGCGGTCATCACCGGTCCGCATTATTGGAACTTCGATGAAATCACCCGGGCGATGAATGCGGCCGGCGGGCTGAAGATCGTACAGGATGCCGACGAACTTGCGGCCGTCGTCGAACGGGACCTGAGCGAACCGGCCCAGGCACAGGCCCGCGCCAAGGCGGCGTACGACTATGTCGAACGTGAATCCCGGGTGCTCGAAGTTTTCATGGATCATGTGTCGCCGTTGCTGGACAGCACCGCGGAGAAAAGCCGTGCGCGCGCCTGA
- a CDS encoding ABC transporter transmembrane domain-containing protein, protein MENTDKNKPGAHLSTSVLVRRLARENLRHYIKQLILAVLCMAVFAAMTTLSAYLMKPIVNEVFIDKNEARLWWVAGAVVTAFLVKGLANYGQSMLMSFIGLRIIADNQTRLYRHLIGMDIGFFNSMPTGRLVSRFLIDINHMRVAVSNAITGFGKDLLSLIGLVGLMFYNDWQLASLAFFVFPAAVYPISRLGRRMRKVTANTQNEMGLFTAILDQSFAGIRVVKAYGMEKYETSRVSGLVERIFKLNLKSASTRALSSPIMETLGGFAVAIVIVYGGYRVIHQNLDPGSFFSFITALIMAYEPMKRLANLNASLQEGLAGAQRLFDLLDTAPGITDRADAKPLGMPVIGEIALSDVNFSYGSNQPALKDVNMSIPAGKTVALVGPSGAGKSTILNLIPRFYDINEGTITIDGMDVRDATLESLYANISLVSQEVTLFDDTVRANIAYGRPGATEAEIEDAARHAAALEFIRELPEGFETQVGERGVKLSGGQRQRLAIARAILKNAPILLLDEATSSLDTESERHVQKALDHLMQGRTTLVIAHRLSTIVDADLIYVIQNGRIVETGAHNELVAKGGAYEKLYALQFASEAEQLARAGQS, encoded by the coding sequence TTGGAAAATACAGACAAAAATAAACCCGGTGCGCATCTGTCGACGAGTGTTCTCGTGCGCCGTCTGGCACGCGAGAACCTGCGCCATTACATCAAGCAGCTGATCCTGGCGGTTCTGTGCATGGCGGTTTTCGCCGCCATGACGACGTTGTCTGCATATCTTATGAAGCCCATCGTCAACGAGGTTTTCATCGATAAAAACGAGGCCAGGCTGTGGTGGGTGGCGGGCGCGGTGGTTACGGCGTTCCTCGTCAAGGGGTTGGCCAACTACGGGCAGTCGATGCTGATGTCCTTCATCGGTTTGCGCATCATCGCCGACAACCAGACCCGGCTGTACCGCCATCTGATCGGCATGGATATCGGCTTCTTCAATTCCATGCCGACCGGGCGTCTGGTCTCGCGCTTCCTGATCGATATCAACCACATGCGGGTCGCCGTCTCGAACGCGATCACCGGCTTCGGCAAGGATCTGCTGTCCCTGATCGGGCTGGTCGGGCTGATGTTCTATAACGACTGGCAGCTCGCCTCGCTTGCCTTTTTCGTGTTCCCGGCCGCCGTTTATCCGATTTCCCGGCTTGGCCGGCGCATGCGCAAGGTCACCGCCAACACCCAGAACGAAATGGGACTGTTCACCGCCATCCTGGACCAGAGCTTCGCCGGCATCCGCGTCGTCAAGGCCTATGGGATGGAGAAGTACGAGACCTCGCGCGTTTCGGGGCTGGTCGAACGAATCTTCAAGCTGAACCTGAAATCGGCGAGTACCCGCGCCCTGTCGAGCCCGATCATGGAAACCCTCGGCGGCTTCGCCGTCGCCATCGTGATTGTTTACGGGGGCTACCGGGTGATCCATCAGAATCTCGATCCGGGCTCGTTCTTTTCGTTCATCACGGCGCTGATCATGGCCTATGAGCCGATGAAGCGGCTCGCCAACCTGAATGCCAGCCTTCAGGAAGGCCTGGCCGGCGCGCAACGCCTGTTCGATCTTCTCGACACCGCACCCGGTATCACCGACCGCGCGGACGCCAAACCGCTCGGCATGCCGGTCATCGGCGAGATCGCACTTTCGGATGTCAATTTTTCGTACGGCAGCAACCAGCCCGCGCTGAAAGACGTCAACATGTCGATCCCGGCCGGCAAGACGGTGGCGCTGGTCGGCCCGTCGGGCGCCGGCAAATCGACGATCCTCAATCTCATTCCGCGTTTCTATGACATCAACGAAGGCACCATCACCATCGACGGCATGGACGTGCGCGACGCCACGCTGGAAAGCCTGTACGCCAACATCTCGCTGGTCAGCCAGGAAGTGACCCTGTTCGACGACACGGTCCGCGCCAACATCGCTTACGGGCGGCCCGGTGCCACGGAAGCGGAAATCGAGGACGCGGCCCGGCATGCCGCGGCGCTCGAGTTTATCCGCGAACTCCCCGAAGGCTTCGAGACCCAGGTCGGCGAACGCGGCGTGAAGCTTTCCGGCGGGCAGCGTCAGCGCCTCGCCATTGCCCGCGCCATTTTGAAGAACGCGCCGATCCTGTTGCTCGACGAAGCGACGTCGTCGCTGGATACGGAAAGCGAACGGCACGTGCAAAAAGCCCTCGACCATCTGATGCAGGGCCGCACCACGCTGGTCATCGCACACCGGCTGTCGACCATCGTCGACGCCGACCTGATCTATGTGATCCAGAACGGCCGCATCGTCGAGACCGGCGCGCACAATGAGCTGGTCGCCAAGGGCGGTGCTTACGAAAAGCTCTATGCCCTGCAATTTGCCTCGGAAGCGGAACAGCTCGCCCGCGCCGGGCAAAGCTGA
- the lpxK gene encoding tetraacyldisaccharide 4'-kinase translates to MRAPDFWAAAPDAALDKFLAAALSPLGNIYGAVTTARANRKPLWQAPVPVICVGNAVMGGAGKTQVCLDLARRLSDGNRAVHVLSRGYGGRLAGPVRVDAAFHRAGDVGDEALVLARHAPTWVGAERTQTARAATDAGAGLLIMDDGFQNPALHKDLNLLVIDGGYGFGNGRVCPAGPLRERAESAFARSDAVCIIGTPGPAVPAIPEDLPVFQARIMPDPRMASVKGKKVIAFAGIGRPEKFFDTLLEAGAEIRKTLGYPDHYQFLDRELDFLLQSAEDSGAEVVTTEKDHARLSDAYKSRIVPFPVQLEWEDAPALENFLLERIGLN, encoded by the coding sequence GTGCGCGCGCCTGATTTCTGGGCCGCCGCACCGGACGCCGCGCTGGATAAGTTTCTGGCCGCCGCCCTTTCTCCGCTCGGCAACATATATGGCGCCGTCACCACCGCCAGAGCAAACCGCAAGCCGTTGTGGCAGGCGCCGGTACCGGTCATCTGCGTCGGCAACGCGGTCATGGGCGGCGCCGGCAAGACCCAGGTCTGTCTCGATCTGGCCCGCCGACTATCAGACGGCAACCGCGCCGTTCATGTCCTGTCGCGGGGATACGGCGGGCGGCTCGCCGGTCCGGTTCGTGTCGATGCGGCATTTCACCGCGCCGGGGATGTCGGCGACGAAGCCCTTGTCCTGGCCCGCCATGCACCGACCTGGGTCGGCGCCGAGCGGACCCAAACCGCCCGCGCGGCAACGGATGCCGGCGCCGGTCTGCTGATCATGGATGACGGGTTTCAGAATCCGGCACTGCACAAGGACCTGAACCTTCTGGTCATCGACGGCGGATACGGCTTCGGCAACGGCCGTGTATGCCCGGCCGGGCCGCTCCGCGAACGCGCCGAAAGCGCCTTTGCGCGCAGCGACGCGGTCTGCATCATCGGCACCCCCGGTCCCGCCGTGCCGGCAATCCCCGAAGACCTGCCGGTGTTTCAGGCCCGCATCATGCCCGATCCCCGCATGGCGTCCGTGAAGGGCAAAAAGGTCATCGCTTTCGCCGGGATCGGCCGGCCGGAAAAATTCTTCGATACCCTGCTCGAGGCCGGTGCCGAGATCCGAAAGACGCTCGGCTATCCCGATCACTATCAGTTTCTTGACCGCGAACTGGATTTCCTGTTGCAGAGCGCCGAAGACAGCGGGGCTGAGGTCGTTACCACGGAAAAGGACCATGCGCGGCTCAGCGATGCCTACAAGTCCCGCATCGTCCCGTTTCCGGTGCAGCTTGAATGGGAAGACGCGCCCGCGCTGGAAAACTTTCTTCTCGAGCGCATCGGCCTAAACTGA
- a CDS encoding UDP-2,3-diacylglucosamine diphosphatase yields the protein MNELSKKQHRYRSIWISDVHLGTPGCQAEMLLDFLKNTESKYLYLVGDIIDGWRMKRSWYWRQAHNDVIQKILRKARKGTRVIYIPGNHDESFRDFTNHRFGRVAVLYETVHTMAGGKRYLVLHGDRFDGVIKYAKWLAFLGDHAYAAAIAVNLWFNLVRRKFGLPYWSLSAFLKHKVKNAVEYISKFEDAVVEEAHRRGTDGVICGHIHSAEIRDIDGIRYCNDGDWVESCTALVEHEDGRLEILHWAEMQGLSLLGKDTCDSSSSATPGFLRSMALSVRSIL from the coding sequence GTGAACGAGCTCTCCAAAAAGCAACATCGTTACCGCAGCATATGGATCTCGGATGTCCATCTCGGCACGCCGGGCTGTCAGGCGGAAATGCTGCTGGACTTCCTGAAGAACACCGAAAGCAAGTACCTGTACCTGGTCGGCGACATCATCGACGGCTGGCGCATGAAGCGGTCCTGGTACTGGCGCCAGGCGCATAACGACGTGATCCAGAAAATCCTCAGAAAGGCGCGCAAGGGCACGCGGGTCATCTACATCCCCGGCAACCATGACGAAAGCTTCCGCGACTTCACCAACCATCGCTTCGGCCGCGTCGCCGTGCTGTACGAGACCGTGCACACCATGGCCGGCGGCAAGCGGTATCTGGTGCTGCACGGCGACCGCTTCGACGGCGTCATCAAGTACGCCAAATGGCTGGCATTCCTGGGTGACCATGCCTACGCCGCGGCGATCGCCGTGAACCTGTGGTTCAATCTTGTTCGCCGCAAGTTCGGCCTGCCGTACTGGTCGCTGTCGGCGTTTCTCAAGCACAAGGTCAAGAACGCCGTCGAATACATTTCCAAGTTCGAGGACGCCGTCGTCGAGGAAGCGCACCGGCGCGGCACCGACGGGGTCATCTGCGGGCACATCCATTCCGCCGAAATCCGCGACATCGACGGCATCAGATACTGCAACGACGGCGACTGGGTCGAAAGCTGCACGGCGCTGGTCGAGCACGAAGACGGCCGGCTTGAAATTCTCCACTGGGCCGAGATGCAAGGGCTCTCGCTGTTAGGGAAAGACACATGCGACTCCTCATCGTCAGCGACGCCTGGCTTCCTCAGGTCAATGGCGTTGTCCGTTCGCTCGATACTGTAA
- a CDS encoding lauroyl acyltransferase, which translates to MLRPETPFEKYLRHPLEALAATVVWGIFRILPVDAASAVGGWLARTIGPSLKLSQRARANIRRAFPDIEDAACERIVIDMWDNLGRTVAEFPHIGAFRFDGDNPRVRINGLQHLIDFRDDGQPGFYLSAHLGNWELAPMTAHVHGVPSAFVYREANNRLVEGLYMSGRRQYRDMMIPKGAEGAKQMIKALREGRHVGIMADQKMNDGIPVAFFGTDAMTAPALAQLALRFNCPVIPARVIRDKVSNNRGCRFTVEISAPIYAEDTGDKTQDVAAFMARANAIIEDWVKENPGQWLWLHNRWPGDS; encoded by the coding sequence ATGCTCAGGCCAGAGACCCCGTTCGAAAAATACCTCCGCCATCCGCTGGAAGCCCTGGCGGCAACCGTCGTCTGGGGCATCTTCCGCATCCTCCCCGTCGACGCGGCATCGGCCGTGGGCGGCTGGCTGGCAAGAACCATCGGCCCGTCATTGAAGCTGTCGCAGCGCGCCCGCGCCAATATCCGGCGCGCCTTTCCGGACATCGAGGACGCCGCCTGCGAACGTATCGTCATCGACATGTGGGACAATCTGGGCCGCACCGTCGCAGAGTTTCCGCACATCGGTGCGTTTCGCTTCGACGGCGACAACCCCCGCGTGCGCATCAACGGCCTGCAGCATCTGATCGATTTCCGCGACGACGGGCAGCCAGGCTTTTATCTCAGCGCGCATCTCGGCAACTGGGAACTGGCGCCGATGACCGCGCACGTGCACGGCGTGCCGTCGGCCTTCGTTTACCGCGAAGCGAATAACCGGCTGGTCGAGGGGCTCTATATGAGCGGGCGCCGGCAATACCGCGACATGATGATCCCGAAGGGTGCCGAAGGGGCGAAGCAGATGATCAAGGCGCTTCGTGAAGGCAGGCATGTCGGCATCATGGCCGATCAGAAAATGAACGACGGCATTCCGGTCGCGTTCTTCGGCACCGACGCCATGACCGCGCCGGCGCTGGCGCAACTGGCGCTCAGGTTCAACTGTCCGGTGATCCCGGCCCGGGTGATCCGCGACAAGGTCAGCAATAACCGGGGCTGCCGCTTCACCGTCGAGATATCGGCGCCGATTTATGCCGAAGACACCGGCGACAAGACACAAGATGTCGCCGCGTTCATGGCGCGGGCAAATGCGATCATCGAGGACTGGGTGAAAGAAAACCCCGGCCAGTGGTTATGGCTACACAACCGATGGCCGGGGGATTCCTGA
- a CDS encoding peptidoglycan DD-metalloendopeptidase family protein produces the protein MLCALLAVLPCAARADIALQLSGQAAEGGLLIGKTVPGAVVTLDGNPVKTSADGDFLLGFGRDDAGTKRLTVSRGTEKTTRDIAVTDRDFKIEKINGLPGKKVTPDPKSLQRITREKAEMEKAKRQSDPLAYFLSGFHWPARGRISGVYGAQRILNGKPRRPHYGTDIAAPEGTPVAAMAAGKVAFVHSGMFFNGKTVLVDHGLGLRSVYIHLSATSVKPGDTVAAGQKIGAIGATGRATGPHLHFGLTLDRTPIDPELVLGQMPE, from the coding sequence TTGCTTTGTGCGTTGCTGGCGGTGCTGCCATGCGCGGCGCGCGCCGATATCGCGCTGCAGCTTAGCGGTCAGGCGGCCGAAGGCGGCTTGCTGATCGGCAAGACGGTGCCGGGGGCGGTGGTGACGCTCGACGGCAATCCCGTAAAAACGTCAGCGGACGGCGATTTCCTGCTCGGGTTCGGCCGCGACGATGCCGGGACGAAACGCCTGACGGTTTCGCGGGGGACGGAGAAAACCACCCGCGACATCGCCGTCACCGACCGCGATTTCAAGATCGAAAAGATCAACGGGCTGCCCGGCAAGAAGGTGACGCCGGACCCGAAGTCGCTGCAAAGAATCACCCGCGAGAAGGCCGAGATGGAAAAGGCAAAGCGGCAAAGCGACCCGTTAGCGTATTTTCTTTCGGGATTTCACTGGCCGGCGAGGGGGCGCATCTCCGGCGTTTACGGCGCGCAGCGTATCCTCAACGGCAAACCGCGCAGGCCGCATTACGGTACCGACATCGCGGCGCCCGAAGGCACCCCCGTCGCGGCGATGGCGGCGGGCAAGGTTGCGTTCGTGCATTCGGGGATGTTCTTTAACGGCAAGACCGTGCTGGTCGATCACGGACTGGGATTGCGCTCCGTCTATATCCATTTGTCGGCGACATCGGTTAAGCCCGGCGATACGGTCGCGGCCGGACAGAAGATCGGCGCCATCGGCGCGACCGGCCGGGCGACGGGACCGCACCTGCATTTCGGTCTGACACTGGACCGCACACCCATCGACCCGGAGCTGGTTCTGGGCCAAATGCCGGAATGA
- a CDS encoding lysophospholipid acyltransferase family protein: MLKTLSKKIVKSTPVRMAVCWLTAQYIRIVWMTSRWERIGTEHFDALYDSGQPAILCFWHGRLLMAPYTWRKPHPFKMLISAHRDGELIANTVAHFGIDWVKGSSSKGGAGALRAMVKALRAGEWVGITPDGPRGPRMRVSDGIINLAKLSGVPILPVTYGIKRGINLGSWDRFLAALPFSSGVLIWGEALSVPRDADDAALAGLRRELEQRLNTITEQADRLTHRTPVEPAQATDGLAA; this comes from the coding sequence GTGCTGAAGACGCTTTCCAAGAAAATCGTCAAGAGCACGCCGGTGCGCATGGCCGTGTGCTGGCTTACCGCGCAATACATCCGAATAGTCTGGATGACGAGCCGGTGGGAGCGGATCGGCACCGAGCATTTCGACGCGCTGTATGACAGCGGCCAGCCGGCGATCCTGTGTTTCTGGCACGGCCGTCTGCTGATGGCGCCCTATACCTGGCGGAAACCGCACCCTTTCAAGATGCTGATCAGTGCGCACCGCGACGGAGAACTGATCGCCAACACGGTGGCGCATTTCGGCATCGACTGGGTCAAGGGGTCGTCGTCAAAGGGCGGCGCCGGGGCCTTGCGCGCCATGGTCAAGGCGCTCAGGGCCGGCGAGTGGGTCGGCATCACGCCGGACGGGCCGCGCGGGCCGCGGATGCGGGTGTCCGACGGCATCATCAATCTGGCCAAGCTGTCCGGTGTGCCGATCCTGCCCGTGACCTACGGCATCAAGCGCGGCATAAACCTCGGCTCGTGGGACCGCTTTCTGGCCGCGCTGCCGTTTTCAAGCGGGGTCCTGATCTGGGGCGAGGCGCTTTCGGTGCCGCGTGATGCCGATGATGCGGCCCTCGCCGGGTTGCGCCGGGAACTTGAACAGCGGCTGAATACAATCACCGAGCAGGCCGACCGGCTGACACACAGAACGCCCGTTGAACCGGCCCAGGCGACGGACGGACTCGCGGCATGA